The genomic region TTAAGAGTACTAAACAGTTTTGGCTTAATATAGTTAAAAGCGTCCATCTTTTCCTCCTACTTTTATTTGTTCTCATACCCTTACAAGAACTGACGTTACCATTTTATCACACCGAAAATTAGAATTCTAGGTCTCATCGTATAAAATAACTTAGTATTTGCGCATTTTTTGCCCATTATTCCATCAAAAACATTCTTAAGAATGAAAAAACATTTCAAACTTAAAAAAAGCGCTGCACGACGTTTTAGACCCTATTTTTGAAAATCGTCAAAAATACCATCTCAACTTTTCAGAATATTTTCCGAAATAAAAAATCTGAGATTCCCTCAGACTTCTTCTTTGTGGTTTTAGACAAATTTGCTTGATACATTGGCACCATTTTTCAGGATAAGATACCAAGAGTTCCTCGTAGCGATACTCTTGAGGGTGAATAATGGCATTTTTAAAATGATTATTATAGCGTTTCAAATATTTCTTTCCCATCTTCTGCGCGTAAAAAATGTGCACCTGACAGTCGCTGCTTTCTACATGACAAGGTAATGTGTAATTAAGTCAAAAAAATATTGATTAAAGAGCGATGTCTTGCTGACAAACTCCGTCCCTTTTACAAAGGAAAAAATTTCTTTTACATAAGAATCTGTATCAGATACTTTTTCAAAATAGCTATGCAGACATTTTGGCTTAAAGCACCCTTTTGTCACATATGGCCACATCAACTTAACCAAGAGTTTACTCTTCAAATAAGCAGGCAGGCGACCTGACTGGTCAAAATCAGAGGTGCAAATCACCGCATAAGATAACTGGATTTTTCTTCTTGCGACTAAATGTGCTACAAAAGTCCCACCAAGTGAGGAACCATAGATAGCTAACACTTTTCCCTAATAAGAATGCTTGATATGTACTTCAATCTTTTCAATTTCTGCTAAAACCGACGTGTAATCACTTCTGCCTTTCATATCAAATCCCGTGTAAGAAACAACAACGACAAAAAAATCTTCTATCAAACTAGGAATAACTTTTGCAAAGTTAGTATACCAGTGACACATGGTTCCTGGTAAGAAGATGATAATCGGTTTTGAAGAATCACCAAATTCATGACATAACATGACTAAACTTACACTCACCTTCTAAATTGACATCGACTCCCTAGCATTATATCACTTTATCAAGAAAAAAAGCTGTAACAACTTGTGCTACAGTCGATTTAACTTATCTATAATTTCTTAGTAGAGATTATGTTGCATGTTTTGATAATCTTTAAAGAGTTTCAAACAATCATCATGACCAAGCTGAACAAGGTAGTCTTCAGGGAGATTTTTTCGTCCTCCCATGAGCTCATCAAAGCGTTGGTCACAAAAACCAATCATGGCGTTATCAGCAATTGTACAACCATAATAAACTTTATCAATATTTGCCCAAAGACAAGCTGCTAGACACATTGGACACGGCTCTCCAGTTGTAAACAAACTTGTTCCTGACAAATCATGCGTGCTAAGCATTTGACATGCTGCTCTGATTGCCGTCACTTCTCCATGTGCCGTTGGATCGTGGTGAGCTAGGACCATGTTGTGTCCACTAGCAATGATCTTGCCATCTTTTACGATAACCGCACCAAAGGGGCCACCATCTCCTTTTTTAATCCCTTCGTAAGCCTCTTCAATAGCTTTTTGCATGTATTCATTATCCATATGGGGCGCCCCTTTCATATCTGTTAACTTAAGTATATCACACTTTTAAGAAAGCGTTATTATAAAAAATGATTTACATTATGTAATAGTAAGTCTTAAGTCCACAAAGAGGTGATAAACAAAGGTGAGCAATTTTCGCTTTTAACAAAACCACAATTTTCATAGAAATCAATCTCCTTATTGTAGTCAATCACAGCAATTCTCATAAAGGATTTGTATTTTTCTTTGACCAGTTGAATCAACTTACTTCCAATCGTGTGACCTTGATAGACAGGATCAACAAGCAAATAATGAATATAAACATTCATCACCCCATCATCCATGGCACAAATCATGCCAACTAATTGGTCGCCGTCCCATGCTGAATAAACAGTACTAAAATTCTGCATAGCAAGAACTAACTTTTCAGGGTAATGCCCCGAAGACCACTCCACCGAAAGGAACAGATGTTCCAAATCACTGCACTTGAAACTCTGGATAGATTTGTATTCAATATCAGCTGCCATACTATAACCTCTTTCTTTGGTCAGGTAATTCTTCTCGGTTAGTTATCACGCGCTTTAGTTTATGTCCTCAGTTAATTTGTCTGGTAAATGATGTAAATACATGTCAATGGCATCAGTATTTTTTTCAAGAACTGCCATTAAACCTCGATCTGGTTGTGAATGATTATCATGATAGTCAATCTCTCCAATATCATTAGGATAAAAAGCAAGTTTATCACCATCTAACGAAAACTCTGCTTGAACATTTTTCTTATTTCCTCTAGCATCTAGGCGAAGCCATTTTCCTATAGAATCAAGATAGACAGTATTAAGAGCATGGATGCAATAGCCCATATCTGGAGTAGTTCCAAGTATCAAGCGCTGATAAGAAAAAACTGATGGAGTACCATTAGCACGAAGTAGTGCTGCTAAAAGATTAGCTTTTGTCCAACAAATGCCAACCCCTTCACGAAGACAATCACTCGCTGAAACTGTCACGCGCTTATCTTTAACATCCCATGAATGGTGGATATCATCTCTCACAAAATGAAAAGTATTTTTTACCAAGTCAATTTGGTCACTACTTTTTTCCTTTAACTCAAGAGCATACTTTTAAATCTCAGGATTGTAATAGTCAACATACTTACTATCTTCTAAATAAGTTTGCTTCATAATCTCTCCTTTATCCCTTCAAATATTTTTCAATATAATCAAAAAATGGTCTCTTTTTGACATCGAAGACGTGGTTTTCATGCCATGTGTAGGATTCTTTTAAACTGATTGCTACTGGTGTCAAATCAGACAAGAGCTTTTTTTGCCTTTCAACATCTAAAAAGAACTCATAATCGTAAAAACTAAAGTAATTGCGCTGATTAACCTCACCAAAAACTTCGATGAATTCTGGAATTTTATTTCTGCAGGCATAGCAGAGCTTCACCCACTGGCGAGTACTTATAACTTCAGTATTTCCAACATTATAGAGGTGTTCTTTTGGCCGCTTTTCAATAATAGCTTCCATCATACGGCACAAATCCTTAATATAACGGTCACGCCTTCAACTTGTGTCTTGGTATTTCGGTTGAGCACATAGACGTCATAGCTTTTTTAACAAAGTAAGCCGCTGTATACTTGCTAACAAAAACTGTGCCCCCCGTTACAAGTACTGTTTTCATCCAGAAACCTCCTTTTTAATTATCAGAATATTATGATACTTTTGTTGTAGCAAAAAAAGACAGCACTAACAAAGAACAACTATTTTTTAGTTTTTATCTTGTATCATTCTTTAAAATATTCAAAAAACTGCAGCCAGAAAAGCTACAGTTTAACATCTTATTCTTTATAGATTCAATCGTCTGATAAACTACTCACCTTCATCATCGTCATCTTTGTCAATAAATAGTCCAACCATAACCCCAAAGGCAATACCAAGCGACATCCAAAGCCCAATATTATGTGTTAGAAAACCTATTCCTGCACCAATGGCTACTCCAAATCCCATACCAATTAAGATACCATTTCCTTTAGTCATAATATTGCCCTCCTAAAATCTAAAACTATAAGCGTTTTTCAAATCGAAACATTTCTGAACCTTCATCATCAGGATCTTTGTGATGGTTATTAAAAAATTCAACAATCTTAAACCCACAGCGATTCACATAAAAATGTGAGAGTGTTTGACACAAGCTTTAAAACTAGGTACTTTAGCCTCATTAGAAAACGGCAAATACCAAAGTTGAATATCATTATCAGCTTCATCTGCCACCTTAAAACCTTTGTAGGCTAAATACTTTGGATCAGCAAGAAAAGGTTTCTTCTTAGCAGCCGAAAGAATGCACAAGCCTTTCTTCCCTTTAGCTTTGCTATCAGCGATACAAGCCTCCAGCAAATCAG from Streptococcus lutetiensis harbors:
- a CDS encoding alpha/beta fold hydrolase, which produces MLCHEFGDSSKPIIIFLPGTMCHWYTNFAKVIPSLIEDFFVVVVSYTGFDMKGRSDYTSVLAEIEKIEVHIKHSY
- a CDS encoding nucleoside deaminase produces the protein MDNEYMQKAIEEAYEGIKKGDGGPFGAVIVKDGKIIASGHNMVLAHHDPTAHGEVTAIRAACQMLSTHDLSGTSLFTTGEPCPMCLAACLWANIDKVYYGCTIADNAMIGFCDQRFDELMGGRKNLPEDYLVQLGHDDCLKLFKDYQNMQHNLY
- a CDS encoding GNAT family N-acetyltransferase, which encodes MAADIEYKSIQSFKCSDLEHLFLSVEWSSGHYPEKLVLAMQNFSTVYSAWDGDQLVGMICAMDDGVMNVYIHYLLVDPVYQGHTIGSKLIQLVKEKYKSFMRIAVIDYNKEIDFYENCGFVKSENCSPLFITSLWT